The following coding sequences lie in one Psychrobacter arenosus genomic window:
- the ilvA gene encoding threonine ammonia-lyase, biosynthetic gives MLSHWVRAILQATVYDAAIQTPLDKAPRLSARFNNDIRFKREDLQPVFSFKLRGAYNRISQLNDEQKARGVICASAGNHAQGVAYSAAKLGINNIIVMPTTTPDIKVSAVRALGGNVDLFGDSFDEANRYAIDRAEKEGLTFVPPYDDELVIAGQGTIALELTQQWRDMEYVFVAVGGGGLISGIAAFLGEVAPHVKVVAIEAEGAACLKAALAAGERVKLEQVSLFVDGVAVGQIGEIPFEVVRSQKSDGSGMVIEPEVVTCNNDEVCAAVKDVFEENRSIVEPAGALAIAGMKKYLTEHNIQGKNCVGIVCGANMNFDRLRYIAERTEIGEKKEAVFAVTLPERTGAFLEFCRDLKGRNITEFNYRARSHTAPDSLQPAAIFVGIALKEGEQERQVIANTLVESGYAAHDLTDDEIAKTHIRYLIGGHAGLADEQLFTVAFPERPGALLNFLEKLGQDFNITLFHYRNHGAADGRVLVGLQASATNSRALQDTLNDIGYDCSAVENNIGYQMFLQ, from the coding sequence ATGCTATCTCATTGGGTTCGCGCTATTTTGCAAGCCACCGTTTATGACGCTGCTATCCAAACGCCTCTAGATAAGGCGCCCCGACTCTCTGCTCGTTTTAATAACGATATTCGCTTCAAACGTGAAGATTTGCAGCCTGTCTTTTCTTTTAAGCTGCGCGGTGCTTACAATCGAATTAGCCAACTGAATGATGAGCAAAAAGCTCGCGGGGTCATTTGTGCCTCTGCTGGCAACCATGCGCAAGGCGTCGCCTACTCTGCGGCCAAACTCGGTATTAATAATATTATTGTAATGCCTACGACTACTCCCGATATCAAAGTCAGTGCCGTCAGGGCTTTGGGCGGCAACGTTGATTTATTTGGGGATAGTTTTGATGAAGCCAATCGCTACGCTATTGATCGTGCTGAAAAAGAAGGGCTAACCTTTGTACCTCCCTATGACGACGAATTGGTTATCGCGGGTCAAGGAACGATTGCCCTTGAGCTTACCCAGCAGTGGCGCGATATGGAATACGTCTTCGTTGCGGTTGGTGGGGGTGGTTTAATCTCTGGTATCGCAGCCTTTTTAGGGGAAGTGGCCCCGCATGTTAAAGTTGTCGCGATTGAAGCTGAAGGGGCGGCTTGTCTAAAGGCGGCCCTAGCTGCGGGCGAGCGGGTCAAACTTGAGCAAGTCAGTCTGTTTGTCGATGGTGTGGCAGTCGGTCAAATTGGTGAGATCCCTTTTGAGGTAGTCCGCAGTCAAAAAAGCGATGGCTCAGGCATGGTTATTGAGCCTGAAGTAGTGACCTGTAATAACGATGAAGTTTGTGCGGCCGTCAAAGACGTCTTTGAAGAAAACCGCAGTATCGTTGAACCTGCCGGCGCACTTGCTATTGCAGGTATGAAAAAATATCTAACAGAACACAATATTCAGGGTAAAAACTGCGTGGGCATCGTCTGCGGCGCCAATATGAACTTTGACCGTCTACGTTATATTGCAGAACGTACTGAAATCGGTGAGAAAAAAGAAGCCGTATTTGCCGTGACCTTGCCAGAGCGTACTGGAGCCTTCTTAGAATTCTGCCGCGACCTAAAAGGCCGTAATATCACGGAGTTTAACTACCGCGCGCGTAGCCATACTGCTCCTGACTCCCTGCAACCTGCTGCTATCTTCGTCGGTATCGCGCTAAAAGAAGGCGAACAAGAACGCCAAGTCATCGCCAATACCCTCGTTGAGTCGGGCTATGCAGCGCATGATTTGACCGATGACGAAATTGCTAAGACCCATATCCGCTATCTCATTGGCGGTCATGCTGGTTTGGCTGACGAACAGCTCTTTACCGTGGCCTTCCCTGAGCGTCCAGGCGCTCTATTAAACTTCCTAGAGAAACTTGGTCAAGACTTTAACATTACCTTATTCCACTATCGCAATCACGGTGCTGCCGATGGTCGCGTTTTAGTAGGGCTGCAAGCCTCAGCTACTAACTCACGGGCGCTGCAAGATACCCTGAACGATATTGGCTATGACTGTTCAGCTGTAGAGAATAATATTGGTTATCAGATGTTCTTACAGTAG
- a CDS encoding alpha/beta fold hydrolase — translation MPQITINDAALYYEDSAPNSSKPVMLFAHGLLWSTQLYDKQVAYFQDRYRCIAFDFRGQGQSEVTKSGYDMDSLAEDAIGLLDALAIDSCHYVGLSMGGFVGQRVAIKYPKRLQSLILLDTSADPESPDNIPKYSKLMKAIKWLGVKRVSKKVMPIMFGQSFLNDKSRKAEYIMWLSRLNQNNKKGAVYATQGVIEREGIYNQLAKITTPTLIIVGDEDVATPYAKAERLHFAIKGSKLAVIKGAGHSSTVEEPKAVNQVMENFLKLNGFSEK, via the coding sequence ATGCCGCAAATTACTATCAATGATGCCGCACTGTACTATGAGGACAGCGCGCCAAACTCTAGCAAACCTGTCATGCTATTTGCCCATGGTCTCTTATGGAGCACCCAGCTGTATGATAAACAAGTGGCGTATTTCCAAGACCGCTATCGTTGTATTGCCTTTGACTTTCGCGGTCAGGGGCAGTCTGAAGTCACCAAATCTGGTTACGACATGGATTCCCTCGCTGAAGATGCCATCGGTTTACTCGATGCGTTAGCGATTGACTCTTGCCATTATGTCGGGCTATCTATGGGCGGCTTCGTGGGTCAACGTGTCGCTATCAAATATCCTAAGCGCTTACAGTCGCTCATCCTTTTAGACACCTCTGCAGATCCTGAAAGCCCTGATAATATCCCAAAATATAGTAAGCTTATGAAAGCTATCAAATGGCTAGGGGTGAAAAGAGTCAGTAAAAAAGTTATGCCCATTATGTTTGGCCAGAGCTTCTTAAATGATAAGTCGCGCAAAGCTGAGTATATTATGTGGTTGTCGCGCTTAAATCAGAATAATAAAAAAGGCGCCGTCTATGCGACCCAAGGCGTGATTGAGCGCGAGGGTATTTATAACCAATTAGCTAAAATCACTACCCCGACCCTGATTATCGTGGGTGATGAAGATGTGGCGACCCCGTATGCCAAAGCGGAACGGCTACACTTTGCTATTAAAGGCTCTAAATTAGCCGTGATTAAAGGGGCAGGGCATAGCTCTACGGTTGAAGAGCCTAAAGCGGTCAATCAGGTTATGGAAAATTTTCTTAAGTTAAATGGCTTTAGTGAGAAATAG
- the rpiA gene encoding ribose-5-phosphate isomerase RpiA, giving the protein MSQQPSPANRQQQLKQEVARAALTYIEDDMILGVGTGSTVNCLIELLPRVRLRGAVASSQVTQDKLEALGIEVMDLNFVGELDLYIDGADEVNPNLQLIKGGGGALTREKIVAAASKEFICLVDESKWVTTLGREFPVPIEVLPQARSYVARELARMGGEPVYREGFVTDYGNVILDTYDLDVQRASEMEARLNNIVGVVCNGIFAANQADKLLIAKETGIETLLR; this is encoded by the coding sequence ATGAGTCAGCAACCCAGCCCAGCAAACCGTCAGCAACAACTAAAGCAAGAGGTGGCTCGCGCTGCCTTAACTTATATTGAAGATGATATGATTTTAGGCGTGGGGACTGGCAGTACGGTCAACTGCTTGATTGAGTTATTACCCAGAGTGCGTTTAAGAGGGGCAGTAGCCAGCTCGCAAGTGACACAGGATAAACTAGAAGCCCTCGGTATCGAAGTTATGGATCTAAACTTTGTGGGCGAGCTGGATTTATATATTGATGGGGCAGATGAGGTCAATCCAAATCTACAGTTGATTAAGGGTGGCGGCGGTGCTTTAACCCGCGAAAAAATTGTCGCGGCAGCCTCTAAAGAATTTATCTGCTTAGTCGATGAAAGCAAATGGGTCACCACACTAGGCCGCGAATTCCCAGTCCCTATTGAAGTATTGCCGCAAGCGCGCTCTTATGTGGCTCGTGAACTGGCTAGAATGGGCGGGGAGCCGGTTTATCGTGAAGGTTTCGTCACGGATTATGGCAATGTTATCTTAGACACTTATGATTTAGATGTGCAAAGGGCCAGTGAGATGGAAGCGCGCTTAAATAATATCGTTGGCGTGGTCTGTAACGGTATTTTTGCGGCCAATCAAGCCGATAAGCTATTGATTGCTAAAGAAACGGGTATCGAAACCTTGTTGCGTTAG